The following coding sequences are from one Deltaproteobacteria bacterium window:
- a CDS encoding transposase has product MHAARCDRSHQARLEKSKPGLDELFGWCTVEAAKVLDQTPISTAIRYALNQREALSRFLDDG; this is encoded by the coding sequence ATTCACGCGGCTCGCTGTGATCGATCACACCAGGCGCGCCTCGAGAAGTCCAAGCCCGGCCTCGACGAGCTCTTCGGCTGGTGCACGGTCGAGGCAGCCAAGGTGCTGGACCAGACGCCCATCTCCACCGCCATCCGGTACGCGCTGAACCAGCGCGAGGCCCTGAGCCGCTTCCTCGACGACGGT